The Glycine soja cultivar W05 chromosome 4, ASM419377v2, whole genome shotgun sequence genomic sequence CTAAAGTCTTACCATTCCTAGTTTAATTATTAGTAACTGGAATGGTTATAGTTTACACATCAGGAAGTATAAAATTTGAGAATGTTAAGTAGGGTTTTCTTGCATGAGCATTGCTGCtggtttctttatttattaattcttgAATCATTCTTATGTAGATTGTAGGTCTAGATTGTAGCAATGCGATTCTCTGCTCTGCAAAGGTTTGTTATTGTTCTTTCATTTCCTGTTGTTTTGtctggttatatatatatatatatatataaaatacacacacacatacatatacatGTAGCTACATAATGAAGTTACTTTTTTGCTGTAGGAAGGAATAGGTATAATTGAAATTCTCAATGCAATTGTTGCAAGAATTCCCCCACCTGAAGATACATCTAAAAAACCATTGAGGACTTTAATATTTGACAGGtactcttcatttttttcaaatgtacTAATCCATTTTATCATATATGTTGGCAATACTCTATGGATCCACATGGATTATCATTTAAGATTTGAATAACATTGATACcacgaaataattttattaaggtCCCTACAATGTAAAAATGATAACATAGACACTTCAACTGAGACTAGGTAGtcctattgtttttttttttatcggcaaaaataaattatattatatatataatcagtaCCAGCGGTACTATCAGTTCAAGGATCTAATTTCTATGTCTAGGGCTCATCTTGTACTTTAGTTTATTCTTTTTCCATgtagttttgttgttgtgtactTAGCTTAATGCAAGTTCAGAGACCTTTACTTTATACATCTAGTTGCTATACGATTACTCTCTCTACATAGACATCCTTAGATGCAATAATTTCCAATGTTATTAAATAGCCCTTATAGTCCCACCATAACACTAATGTGGCATTTCTTGACCCCTCTgccataggcaatttgtgaagggagGCTCTCTATGGCAGTGCCATAGCTGCAATGGTGTGTTTATATGGCAGAATTTTGTCCTTCACCATATTCTGTGATCCACCTTTGATAACCTTGGTATTTACATGGATAGAATTCCTTTAGTATGTATATGGCAGAATATGGCAGATTAATCCCCCTAGTATGTTGTGTCAACTAACATTCTTTTACATGCGGTATTTATACTTCATGcactcatatttattatttctttacaTGCAGCTACTATGATCCATATAGAGGTGTTATTGTATACTTTCGAGTTGTAGATGGGACTATAAAGAAAGGTGACAGAGTTTATTTTATGGCTAGTGGGAAGGTACAATACCTTTCCTATTTTTTGATTCCCTATTTTTGCCAACAAAGATTTAGTTTGGTGGTGACAAACTATCAGTATAGTTGCCTGTTCATACTTTCATTCAACATTTGTTAAATCTTTAATATGACTGCAAACAAATTCAAACAAGCTCTAGTCTATCATTGGTGAAAACTTGGTCATTATGGTGACTACTGACTACTAATATTCTTTGAACTAATCTGATTACTAAATTACAGGATTATTTTGCTGATGAAATTGGAGTTTTGTCTCCTAGTCAACTACAAGTTGAAGAATTGTATGCTGGTGAGGTAAAATACTTCTGAATGGTTTAATTAGCAGGGTGATGTATTTCATATTGCGTatggtatttttgttttgtctctttcctcctccttctcatcaCTTATCTTATGTACACTCACTATGAgataaaggaattaaaaaaatacaagacacAATGCATGGCACTGGTGTATTGTTTCTCCTGAGTAACTTTGTGTCTGTCTCTGCATATTTTTTGCTGGCAAGACAATTCGGTTCAATGTTAAATTCATTATTGTCGTTTTTATTCTCTaaagaaagacaaaataaacattttttattcattctgAACATTGATATCTTGTGTCGTGCTTTTGATAGGTGGGCTATCTATCTGCATCAATAAGAACAGTAGCTGATGCTAGAGTGGGTGACACTGTTACTCACTATGGCAGAAAGGCTGACAATTCACTCCCTGGATATGAGGAAGCCACTCCTATGGTGTTCTGTGGCTTGTTTCCTGTTGATGCTGACCAGTATTTATCTCTTGTTGAccctcttctttctttcttaagcAAAAGAATTGTAATGTTACTCTTGAATGTATCTGGAACTAATCATATCCTTATTATCATTTGTTGTCAGATTCCCTGATCTGCGTGATGCACTTGAGAAGCTGCAACTCAATGATGCTGCACTTAAGGTTATACTGATATGTTGACAAATAGTGCATCTTTTGTTTCTAGACTTTTGCCAAAGGATCATAATTTGCTTTTTTCTATATATGCTATCACCTGTTAGTTGTAATTTGCTATTCAATTATAGTTTTTCTTGATTTAGTTATAATAGCTTTTTATCAATTCAATTTCTCTTGTAACTttttgatgtttattaaattattcagTTGTACTTTTGAATTAGTTTTATTCATGAATCTGCATGCACAGTTGCTTGACATTTTGtggattataatatatatatatatatattaactatcTTAACTTTGGAACCAAACAtagtttttttccttaaatatcCATGTTTCTTACAGTCAAGCTGACAATGGTGGGGTTAGTGATTAATTATTCAAAGATTTCATTCTCTTTTCTGGTTTACAGTTTGAACCTGAGACATCGAGTGCCATGGGATTTGGCTTTAGATGTGGGTTTCTGGGCCTTCTTCATATGGAAATTGTTCAGGTTCGAATATGTTGGAGCATCTACTCTTTGGCTTTCATAGGAATTGCTTGAATGTTCTTATATATGGCATAATTGACATTCTGATTAACTTTGGAAACCTGGTCTTATCTTACAAGTTCTTTACATTACAGGAGAGACTTGAGAGAGAATACAATTTGAGCCTGATAACAACTGCTCCAAGTGTCGTGTACAGGGTACACTGTGTAAATGGTGATACTGTAATTTCTTCTCATTCCTAAGTTCCCTTTCTATGTAATACTTTATTTTGCTGAACTATTCATTAAAACTGATTTgcctctattttttaaatatatatcatattaatgCAATCATTTTGTCTGAATCACAAAATCCTTGAAGGTTGAATGCTCAAATCCATCTTTACTTCCTGAGCCTGGAAAAAGGAAATCAATTGAGGAGCCATTTGTTAAGGTTATTTCTTGCACTTTGTTCTGTTTATTGTTCACCTTGTTCAAGAGTTGAAGCAGTTAGGgctaaacattttaattcacatgttctctctctctctctctctctctgtgtatttgtctttatttggaATTAATGTAGTTGTGTACAGATTGAGATGCTTACACCAAAGGACTACATTGGTTCACTTATGGAACTGGCACAAGAAAGAAGAGGGCAGTTCAGAGAAATGAAATTTATTGCTGAAAATAGGGCATCAATCACGTATGAATTACCATTAGCAGAGGTAATCTCTTGCATTAGTTCTTGTCTATTGACCCTAAAAACTCGTGCTTCTGTTTAACTAGTTTTGGCTCTCAAGTATCTGAATCTTTTTGAATGACAATTTTGTAGATGGTTGGTGATTTCTTTGACCAGTTGAAGTCGAGAAGTAAGGGTTATGCTAGTATGGAGTATACCTTTGTCGGGTAAATGTCTCCGAGAGCATAGTTTATTGATAATATTCACATAAGATTTTGTTGGCTTACAAGATACCGTTGACTATTGTAAATGTCCCTGATTATGTGGTGTAATCAAggtaattttcataaataaataagacatATCTAATGTTTAGGGATTGTAAATTAATGCAGACATTGCCgcattttgtattaatttctagTCACGGGAACTCTTTCatgtcaccaaaaaaaaaaaatcaaagctttTCCAAGGCAAGAATGATAGGTCTCTTTAGTTAATAGTTACCTATGGAGAAGTTAGATGAGAGAGAACAATtataaacagttttttttttatgggaaaAATTATAATCTCCAAAAACAATCCAATCCTAACAAACTTCTATACGAGAATTGTAATTCATTTTATCTCCTTAAttccttttatgttcttttccTCTAAGTGCTTATtgagaaatttatccaaatcatcATCTTGTAAATGCAGCCATATTATGTCACATAATTGcagaaatatattatttcatgTTTTGAACTCTGTGCCAGAAGaggatgactttttttttttaatatttgaagcaCACAATACTTTAATGCTAATTAAAGTTATCCTTgccttttattaaataaagtcATAGTATTAAGTATGGACTGAAAAAGGTTGTCTTTCCAAAGATTTAATGTTCCGATGCTTtctgataattaattttcaggTACACTgaaagtaatttaattaaacttGACATACGGATAAATGGTGACTGTGTGGAGCCATTGGCTACAATTGTGCACAATGATAAGGTGAGTTATtaattctctgttttttttgGTCTATATATGGGTGGGAAATAAATATATGTGTGGCTATATGTAAATTTCCTGTGCACAATTGTAGCCAATGGCTTAgacattggaaaaaaaaaagtctgtgAAACCAATAAGGGGGAAACCATAATTAGTATTCATTTTAtctgcttttattttttctgaagAAAAAAAGTCTGGTAAAGCATTCTTTAACTCAGATTGCAATTGTCTAAATGCAAGGGCTTAgacattggaaaaaaaaatctatgaagTAATTTTCACTATCCAAGTATACCAAATTATACTTTTGTAGGCATTTGGACTGAAGAGGAATGACCCATAATTCAGTAATCAGAATAGTTGGTCGGACCtgtaattcttattttattcaatgagAATAATAAAAGAGTTGgtataattgtataaaaaaagaaaactaattgTTTTAATCATAGAAACATTTTATTCAGAATAGTTGGTCGGACCtgtaattcttattttattcaatgagAATAATAAAAGAGTTGgtataattgtataaaaaaagaaaattaattgttttagtcATAGAAACATTTTAATGAACCTAATTCTGTGTTATTAATGAAATAcatatatggaaaaaaaatccttGCCCTCCACTTAATCTTCCCCATCTCACTGCTAAATCTTATTTAACACACTACCATCCTACTGTTTTGTCCCTTGCATTCACTTCAAGTGCTTTTGCCACATATTGCAGAACTTGGAAGTAAAGAAATATTACAAGATActattttcaatatttaaaaaattgtgtcTTCTGCTCATTTGGTTTAATATTGCTCAAATTTTTTGAAGACTAGAAGCATGGTTATCAGCACTAGCTGCCATTTATTTCTAAGGAAATTATGTTTCACAGATACTCTTGTCTGCATAAGCTATGCTTCATGTATTATAGGCTACACCATGATAGTTAAATTTGGCTGCATATCTTGtgattatactttttaattttgatgtcaATAAATTATCAGAAAATCAACACAGGCTTGTATTTTCAGGCATATTCGGTGGGAAGGGCTTTGACTCTAAAGTTGAAGGAGCTCATACCACGACAAATGTTTAAAGTACCAATTCAAGTAAGGATTGTGTActcttttaatgttatttcgTCAAAAAAATCAGCAGTCACTTTCTCCTTAGTTTTTCTGCTTTAGATGGTCTAACTTTCATTTtgatgtttattttctttttctcctcctCTCACAATTATGAATAATtgctttaattttgttaaaaatcattaaactAACCATGATAACATATGCTTGGTCTCTTTATTCTAGGCGTGCATAGGATCAAAAGTGATCGCTAGTGAAGCGATATCCGCAATAAGGAAGGATGTACTAGCCAAATGCTACGGTGAGACAAATGGCAAACCTTAGGGGTAGGGGGGTCTTgcataaatttgtttaaaaatatttaaaccattATTGCCATCGGGATGCTTCAACAGTCTTTGGGCTGCTATTCTGTCTTAAATCTTTTAACTTGTTCGGTTTCCCCACATATTTTAAGATTTCTTGTCCCTGTGGCTCTccatattaaaaatgaaatttctttttcattcagATATTTAGAAAATAGATACTATGAacgattttttatattatatagcaTCCATCtttctttcactttatttttccttgcccTGTTCTTATTGCCTGTATtgctttttttctatttttctcttgGATCTTCTAGGTGGGGATATTTcgagaaaaaagaaattgctTAAGAAACAGGTATGATCAGTATAAATtcactatcattttttttaagtttatcaaAATGGATGTCTAGCTATGTATATCCATAGAAAATACAGAGAAGTAAGTATATATGTAGATGTGTGTTCTCAGTTCAGCTTCAATGTTATTTTGCGTTaacaaagaaaatttttatttgcaTCGTGGAAATGCGAAATTATTTATATGCAATTGTTTTAATCCTGATTCATACCTTAGATTGCTCATAATAGTATTATCGTCTGTCTCCAACCAGGCTGAAGGAAAGAAAAGGATGAAGTCTATTGGTAAAGTTGATGTTCCCCAAGAAGCTTTCATGGCAGTTTTGAAACTTGAAAAGGAGGTAATATGATCGTGTTTACGTGTAAGTTGCAACATGATatgaaattgtaaatatattaagaaaatattagaacCTTGATCTCCTTTTGTTCGGTATAATTATTCAAATGTTGTTATTGTATGATTCATAGTTGCATACAAGATTCTGGATCATTGATAGGATCTCTTTaccattaaaaattgaaatattgttTGTCAAGATCTAGTTAATGCCTTAATGGTCAAGACTTCGACTTATTTATTGGCAGAATTCGGGATCTTCAATTGGAAGTCTGTCTGTTTCAGCATCATCAAATATATGCAAGTTGGTCAATTCAGTTTTAGAGGGAGATCCTAATAAACGCTTGTGAAAGTTTGCCAATAAATTTTACCCAGAACAGAAGTACAAAGCTATCAATCAAATGCCAGTGTGCTAcgtaaaatacttaaaaaaataaagtttaatgaCTATGCATGCATTGATAGTTTTATACTTTcatccaattacaaattaaaatttgaattattttaagatgattatttaaaagttaacaaattacCATTATAAGTTGTGATTGGATAACcgtataagattttttatactCTTAATACATAatcttttttccaaaaaataaaatggtttaATTGTGTTTCTTCAAAGAACAAAGCGTGTGTGGTAACACCTTGCAGATTAAAATGATCTTTTTCTATTAACACATGCGCATTTATTGTCCTCTTTTAATTCGCTTATTTTACTTTTCATCTTCACTACATTTAACTGGTTTAAAATTGTCGGCGATTGAGCTCATCCAGCTTCAACAACTCAACTTTCACCCACACTTATCTATCATTCTTCAAATTCGAAGCCTCCTAGCTCGGAACTGGAGTGTTCGGTTACAACACTGCTATCGTGAAGGCAAT encodes the following:
- the LOC114410034 gene encoding translation factor GUF1 homolog, chloroplastic-like isoform X3, with the translated sequence MAAEICGGSLFLSVKTQLQLQQRNQQNVFFHAQRSRTRRSTTRFHSSKRCFSSSAFPNASAFRRGAVCQVASTDFESAAKAGEDRLSKVPVRNIRNFCIIAHIDHGKSTLADKLLQVTGTVHQREMKDQFLDNMDLERERGITIKLQAARMRYVFENEPYCLNLIDTPGHVDFSYEVSRSLAACEGALLVVDASQGVEAQTLANVYLALENNLEIIPVLNKIDLPGAEPDRVIKEIEEIVGLDCSNAILCSAKEGIGIIEILNAIVARIPPPEDTSKKPLRTLIFDSYYDPYRGVIVYFRVVDGTIKKGDRVYFMASGKDYFADEIGVLSPSQLQVEELYAGEVGYLSASIRTVADARVGDTVTHYGRKADNSLPGYEEATPMVFCGLFPVDADQFPDLRDALEKLQLNDAALKFEPETSSAMGFGFRCGFLGLLHMEIVQERLEREYNLSLITTAPSVVYRVHCVNGDTVECSNPSLLPEPGKRKSIEEPFVKIEMLTPKDYIGSLMELAQERRGQFREMKFIAENRASITYELPLAEMVGDFFDQLKSRSKGYASMEYTFVGYTESNLIKLDIRINGDCVEPLATIVHNDKAYSVGRALTLKLKELIPRQMFKVPIQACIGSKVIASEAISAIRKDVLAKCYGGDISRKKKLLKKQAEGKKRMKSIGKVDVPQEAFMAVLKLEKEVI
- the LOC114410034 gene encoding translation factor GUF1 homolog, chloroplastic-like isoform X1: MAAEICGGSLFLSVKTQLQLQQRNQQNVFFHAQRSRTRRSTTRFHSSKRCFSSSAFPNASAFRRGAVCQVASTDFESAAKAGEDRLSKVPVRNIRNFCIIAHIDHGKSTLADKLLQVTGTVHQREMKDQFLDNMDLERERGITIKLQAARMRYVFENEPYCLNLIDTPGHVDFSYEVSRSLAACEGALLVVDASQGVEAQTLANVYLALENNLEIIPVLNKIDLPGAEPDRVIKEIEEIVGLDCSNAILCSAKEGIGIIEILNAIVARIPPPEDTSKKPLRTLIFDSYYDPYRGVIVYFRVVDGTIKKGDRVYFMASGKDYFADEIGVLSPSQLQVEELYAGEVGYLSASIRTVADARVGDTVTHYGRKADNSLPGYEEATPMVFCGLFPVDADQFPDLRDALEKLQLNDAALKFEPETSSAMGFGFRCGFLGLLHMEIVQERLEREYNLSLITTAPSVVYRVHCVNGDTVECSNPSLLPEPGKRKSIEEPFVKIEMLTPKDYIGSLMELAQERRGQFREMKFIAENRASITYELPLAEMVGDFFDQLKSRSKGYASMEYTFVGYTESNLIKLDIRINGDCVEPLATIVHNDKAYSVGRALTLKLKELIPRQMFKVPIQACIGSKVIASEAISAIRKDVLAKCYGGDISRKKKLLKKQAEGKKRMKSIGKVDVPQEAFMAVLKLEKELQQLNFHPHLSIILQIRSLLARNWSVRLQHCYREGNAPADWLAKHGASNAPFLSVQPHLAAFG
- the LOC114410034 gene encoding translation factor GUF1 homolog, chloroplastic-like isoform X2, with the protein product MAAEICGGSLFLSVKTQLQLQQRNQQNVFFHAQRSRTRRSTTRFHSSKRCFSSSAFPNASAFRRGAVCQVASTDFESAAKAGEDRLSKVPVRNIRNFCIIAHIDHGKSTLADKLLQVTGTVHQREMKDQFLDNMDLERERGITIKLQAARMRYVFENEPYCLNLIDTPGHVDFSYEVSRSLAACEGALLVVDASQGVEAQTLANVYLALENNLEIIPVLNKIDLPGAEPDRVIKEIEEIVGLDCSNAILCSAKEGIGIIEILNAIVARIPPPEDTSKKPLRTLIFDSYYDPYRGVIVYFRVVDGTIKKGDRVYFMASGKDYFADEIGVLSPSQLQVEELYAGEVGYLSASIRTVADARVGDTVTHYGRKADNSLPGYEEATPMVFCGLFPVDADQFPDLRDALEKLQLNDAALKFEPETSSAMGFGFRCGFLGLLHMEIVQERLEREYNLSLITTAPSVVYRVHCVNGDTVECSNPSLLPEPGKRKSIEEPFVKIEMLTPKDYIGSLMELAQERRGQFREMKFIAENRASITYELPLAEMVGDFFDQLKSRSKGYASMEYTFVGYTESNLIKLDIRINGDCVEPLATIVHNDKAYSVGRALTLKLKELIPRQMFKVPIQACIGSKVIASEAISAIRKDVLAKCYGGDISRKKKLLKKQAEGKKRMKSIGKVDVPQEAFMAVLKLEKENSGSSIGSLSVSASSNICKLVNSVLEGDPNKRL